The Chryseobacterium geocarposphaerae genome window below encodes:
- the dapF gene encoding diaminopimelate epimerase, whose translation MDFYKYQGTGNDFVMIDNRSGEWNDLSVENIQKLCDRRFGIGADGLIKINVAKGYDFEVDYYNSDGSKSFCGNGARCSVAFAFFLDIFEGKCKFMAIDGEHEAEIHNGIVKLKMRDVETISNDGQDTVMDTGSPHYVKYVEDIINYNVFSHGNGIRNSENYKEKGINVNFVEKISDDEIFVRTYERGVEDETYSCGTGVTASALTFLQNNNLISVKVKTLGGNLKVYAEKNGDSFQNIWLEGPAKQVFRGKVDLI comes from the coding sequence ATGGATTTTTATAAATATCAAGGCACTGGAAATGATTTCGTCATGATAGACAACCGTTCCGGAGAATGGAATGATCTTTCAGTGGAAAATATTCAAAAACTTTGCGACCGCCGTTTTGGAATTGGTGCAGACGGACTTATTAAAATTAATGTAGCCAAAGGGTATGATTTTGAAGTGGATTATTACAATTCTGATGGTTCAAAAAGCTTTTGCGGAAACGGCGCCCGCTGTTCTGTGGCCTTTGCATTTTTCCTTGACATCTTTGAAGGAAAATGTAAGTTCATGGCCATCGACGGTGAGCATGAAGCAGAAATCCACAACGGGATCGTAAAACTTAAAATGAGGGATGTAGAAACCATTTCCAATGATGGGCAAGATACTGTGATGGATACCGGTTCGCCTCATTATGTAAAATATGTTGAAGATATTATCAATTATAATGTTTTTTCCCACGGAAACGGCATCAGAAATTCTGAAAACTATAAGGAAAAAGGAATCAATGTCAACTTTGTGGAAAAAATTTCTGATGATGAAATTTTCGTAAGAACCTATGAACGAGGCGTTGAGGACGAAACTTACAGCTGCGGCACAGGAGTTACAGCCTCCGCTTTAACTTTTCTTCAAAATAACAATCTAATTTCTGTAAAAGTAAAAACCCTGGGAGGAAATCTTAAGGTTTATGCTGAGAAAAATGGAGATTCTTTTCAGAATATCTGGCTGGAAGGACCCGCAAAACAGGTTTTTAGAGGAAAAGTAGATCTTATTTAA